A stretch of the Sulfurimonas sp. HSL3-1 genome encodes the following:
- a CDS encoding triose-phosphate isomerase: MIIAANFKTNHTRAATKAYLAKVTAYIAEAEISDEVMVFPPATALCRSEGDVTVGAQNAWPTDNGAYTGEIGTEQLDEFGIHTILIGHSERRHILGESQEVVAEKFAYFKALGFRIVYCIGEPLEVRDAGSETLMAYLAEQLEGIDLGYGNLVIAYEPVWAIGTGRVPSENEIELIHGALAKLTKAPLLYGGSVKVGNVAPILALKHVDGALVGSGALDPDDFCKMIATAKQINKQEV, encoded by the coding sequence TTGATCATCGCGGCCAACTTCAAGACGAACCATACCCGTGCCGCCACCAAGGCGTATCTGGCCAAAGTGACGGCCTATATTGCCGAAGCGGAGATCTCCGATGAGGTGATGGTCTTCCCGCCCGCGACGGCACTCTGCCGCAGCGAAGGCGATGTGACTGTCGGTGCGCAGAACGCGTGGCCGACCGACAATGGTGCCTACACCGGTGAGATCGGAACGGAACAGCTTGACGAGTTCGGGATCCACACCATTTTGATCGGTCATTCGGAACGCCGCCATATTCTGGGAGAGTCCCAGGAAGTTGTCGCGGAGAAGTTCGCCTATTTCAAAGCGCTGGGGTTCCGAATCGTCTACTGCATCGGGGAACCGCTGGAGGTGCGCGACGCGGGGAGCGAAACGTTGATGGCCTATCTTGCCGAACAGCTCGAGGGGATTGATCTCGGTTACGGAAACCTGGTCATTGCCTATGAACCGGTCTGGGCGATCGGTACGGGCCGCGTTCCCAGTGAAAACGAGATAGAACTGATCCACGGTGCCCTGGCAAAGCTGACGAAGGCTCCGCTGCTCTACGGCGGCAGCGTTAAAGTCGGTAACGTGGCTCCCATTCTGGCACTGAAGCATGTGGACGGGGCGCTTGTCGGAAGCGGCGCGCTCGACCCGGATGATTTCTGCAAAATGATCGCCACGGCGAAACAAATTAATAAACAGGAGGTTTAA
- a CDS encoding phosphoglycerate kinase, with translation MELLNIKDLDLQDKKVFIRCDFNVPLDSFGNISDDRRIRSAIATINYCLDKDCAVILASHMGRPKGEVDPKYSLEPVRLRLQQLLKRSVTLAKDVVGEDAIAKAAALPRHEVLLLENLRFEKGETKNDDILAEKLAGMAEFYINDAFGVSHRAHASVEAITKHFDEKHKAAGFLLQKEIRFFGTLIKQPVRPFAAIVGGSKVSGKLEALINLLPRVDKIIIGGGMAFTFLKQLGYDIGNSLVEDDLLEEAQKIMDEARRRKVKFYLPVDVVAAQTFSADATSKLVSAQEIPQGWMGLDIGPATVRLYREVLNDVQTVLWNGPMGVYEMERFARGSSKIAHFVADSYATTVVGGGDTADLVQRIGLDEEMTFISTGGGASLELLEGKVLPGVKPLVIKEHD, from the coding sequence ATGGAGCTTCTCAATATCAAAGATCTGGACCTGCAGGACAAGAAAGTATTTATCCGCTGTGATTTCAATGTGCCGCTGGATTCATTCGGGAATATCTCCGATGACCGCCGTATCCGTTCGGCGATAGCGACGATCAACTACTGCCTGGATAAAGACTGCGCCGTCATCCTGGCATCGCACATGGGACGTCCGAAGGGCGAGGTTGATCCGAAGTACTCCCTCGAACCGGTACGCCTGCGTCTGCAGCAGCTGCTCAAGCGCAGTGTCACGCTGGCGAAGGATGTCGTCGGCGAAGATGCCATTGCCAAAGCGGCGGCACTGCCGCGCCATGAAGTCCTTCTTCTGGAAAACCTTCGCTTTGAAAAAGGCGAAACGAAAAATGATGATATTCTTGCCGAGAAGCTGGCGGGGATGGCGGAGTTCTATATCAATGATGCGTTCGGCGTCAGCCACCGCGCCCATGCCTCCGTTGAGGCGATCACCAAACATTTTGATGAGAAGCACAAGGCGGCGGGCTTCCTGCTGCAAAAAGAGATCCGCTTCTTCGGAACGCTGATCAAACAGCCGGTGCGTCCCTTTGCGGCGATCGTCGGCGGGAGCAAGGTGTCGGGCAAGCTCGAAGCGCTGATCAACCTGCTGCCGCGCGTCGACAAGATCATCATCGGCGGAGGGATGGCCTTTACCTTCCTTAAACAGTTGGGCTACGATATCGGCAACTCCCTGGTCGAAGACGACCTGCTCGAAGAGGCGCAGAAGATCATGGACGAGGCGCGCCGCCGCAAGGTGAAGTTCTATCTGCCGGTCGACGTTGTCGCCGCGCAGACCTTCTCCGCGGATGCCACGAGCAAACTTGTGTCGGCACAGGAGATCCCGCAGGGGTGGATGGGCCTCGACATCGGGCCGGCAACTGTCCGTCTCTACCGCGAAGTCCTCAATGACGTTCAGACGGTACTTTGGAACGGTCCGATGGGCGTTTACGAGATGGAACGTTTCGCCCGCGGTTCCAGCAAGATCGCCCACTTCGTCGCCGACTCCTACGCCACGACGGTCGTCGGCGGAGGGGATACGGCGGACCTGGTCCAGCGTATCGGCCTTGACGAAGAGATGACCTTTATCTCCACGGGGGGCGGGGCATCCCTGGAGCTGCTTGAAGGCAAAGTACTTCCGGGTGTCAAGCCGCTTGTGATCAAGGAACACGATTGA